One genomic region from Cataglyphis hispanica isolate Lineage 1 chromosome 11, ULB_Chis1_1.0, whole genome shotgun sequence encodes:
- the LOC126852747 gene encoding alkylglycerol monooxygenase-like isoform X1, with amino-acid sequence MNKIIELLANSSESVSKRIEKFWYRFLKDTTYELPQEVPDYHKQIWLPFFFLLILEQIILRKRFRLNDQVTSLSQWILHETVRVFSRGAEYYTYIVIYERFGRGWNLLAWDSPWTWYISFIAVDFCYYWAHRSNHEVHFLWALHQVHHSSEEFNFAVGLRQSILQNWCNFVIYLPLALFITPSHFMVHNQLNLIYQLWIHTTVIGNLGPLEWILNTPKHHRVHHGCNLYCLDKNYGGVLIIWDRLFGTFQKENHKEEIIYGLVVNAESFNSFYLQVFYLKDLIKKSISMITWTDRLAVVWKGPSWFPGAPRLGLDEFKIKVKPRALYNPQIPEWQKLYIIVQFLTILFTHFQLYNENLNVLDDFPRIKLANKLAVLISIGLLFDKRAFIYPSIIEFVRCLTYIQFTEINPNNLINSMTYYAYGFSLILIWIPYFIYRIYLLFFKLTFLSFFL; translated from the exons atgaacaaaataattgaGTTGCTCGCTAATAGCTCCGAATCTGTTTCAAAACGCATCGAAAAATTCTGGTATCGCTTCCTTAAAGATACGACCTATGAGTTGCCACAAGAGGTACCGGATTATCATAAACAG atatggCTGCCGTTTTTCTTCCTCCTAATTCTGGagcaaataatattacgaaAAAGGTTTCGTTTGAATGATCAAGTCACGTCGCTATCTCAATGGATTCTCCACGAAACTGTTCG AGTCTTCTCTCGTGGTGCCGAGTACTACACATACATCGTCATTTATGAGAGATTTGGCAGAGGATGGAATCTTCTAGCCTGGGATTCACCGTGGACATGGTATATTTCCTTCATTGCTGTGGACTTTTGTTACTATTGGGCTCATCGCAGTAATCATG AAGTCCACTTTCTGTGGGCCCTCCATCAGGTGCATCACAGTAGCGAGGAGTTCAATTTCGCGGTCGGTCTGCGACAATCCATTCTGCAAAATTGGTGTAACTTT GTAATCTATTTACCTCTCGCCCTATTTATAACTCCGTCGCACTTTATGGTGCACAATCAACTCAATTTGATATATCAATTGTGGATCCATACAACAGTCATTGGTAACCTCGGACCGCTCGAGTGGATTCTTAATACACCTAAGCATCATCGCGTTCATCACG GCTGCAATCTTTATTGCTTGGATAAGAATTATGGTGGCGTGCTTATCATATGGGATCGATTGTTCGGTACTTTTCAAAAGGAAAACCATAAGGAAGAGATAATTTATGGCTTGGTGGTTAATGCTGAATCATTCAATTCATTCTATCTGcag gtgttttatttaaaggatttaattaaaaaaagcataagTATGATTACCTGGACCGATAGGCTCGCCGTCGTTTGGAAAGGTCCTAGCTGGTTTCCAGGTGCACCTCGTTTAGGTTTAgacgaatttaaaataaaa GTAAAGCCTAGAGCCCTATACAATCCTCAGATACCTGAGtggcaaaaattatatataatagtgcaATTTTTGACGATCCTTTTTActcattttcaattatataacgaG aatttaaaCGTTTTAGACGATTTTCCTAGGATAAAATTGGCAAACAAGTTAGCCGTTCTCATCAGCATCGGTTTGTTATTTGATAAGCGTGCATTTATATATCCCAGTATCATTGAATTTGTACGCTGCTTGACTTATATACAGTTTACGGAGATAAAtcctaataatttaatcaattctaTGACGTATTACGCATACGGCTTTTCTCTAATTCTAATTTGGATACcttactttatatatagaatttatttgttatttttcaaacttactttcttatctttctttctataa
- the LOC126852747 gene encoding alkylglycerol monooxygenase-like isoform X2: MNKIIELLANSSESVSKRIEKFWYRFLKDTTYELPQEVPDYHKQIWLPFFFLLILEQIILRKRFRLNDQVTSLSQWILHETVRVFSRGAEYYTYIVIYERFGRGWNLLAWDSPWTWYISFIAVDFCYYWAHRSNHEVHFLWALHQVHHSSEEFNFAVGLRQSILQNWCNFVIYLPLALFITPSHFMVHNQLNLIYQLWIHTTVIGNLGPLEWILNTPKHHRVHHGCNLYCLDKNYGGVLIIWDRLFGTFQKENHKEEIIYGLVVNAESFNSFYLQVFYLKDLIKKSISMITWTDRLAVVWKGPSWFPGAPRLGLDEFKIKVKPRALYNPQIPEWQKLYIIVQFLTILFTHFQLYNEGRSAVLCHRSVTWRVVLFCNDLSVFF, from the exons atgaacaaaataattgaGTTGCTCGCTAATAGCTCCGAATCTGTTTCAAAACGCATCGAAAAATTCTGGTATCGCTTCCTTAAAGATACGACCTATGAGTTGCCACAAGAGGTACCGGATTATCATAAACAG atatggCTGCCGTTTTTCTTCCTCCTAATTCTGGagcaaataatattacgaaAAAGGTTTCGTTTGAATGATCAAGTCACGTCGCTATCTCAATGGATTCTCCACGAAACTGTTCG AGTCTTCTCTCGTGGTGCCGAGTACTACACATACATCGTCATTTATGAGAGATTTGGCAGAGGATGGAATCTTCTAGCCTGGGATTCACCGTGGACATGGTATATTTCCTTCATTGCTGTGGACTTTTGTTACTATTGGGCTCATCGCAGTAATCATG AAGTCCACTTTCTGTGGGCCCTCCATCAGGTGCATCACAGTAGCGAGGAGTTCAATTTCGCGGTCGGTCTGCGACAATCCATTCTGCAAAATTGGTGTAACTTT GTAATCTATTTACCTCTCGCCCTATTTATAACTCCGTCGCACTTTATGGTGCACAATCAACTCAATTTGATATATCAATTGTGGATCCATACAACAGTCATTGGTAACCTCGGACCGCTCGAGTGGATTCTTAATACACCTAAGCATCATCGCGTTCATCACG GCTGCAATCTTTATTGCTTGGATAAGAATTATGGTGGCGTGCTTATCATATGGGATCGATTGTTCGGTACTTTTCAAAAGGAAAACCATAAGGAAGAGATAATTTATGGCTTGGTGGTTAATGCTGAATCATTCAATTCATTCTATCTGcag gtgttttatttaaaggatttaattaaaaaaagcataagTATGATTACCTGGACCGATAGGCTCGCCGTCGTTTGGAAAGGTCCTAGCTGGTTTCCAGGTGCACCTCGTTTAGGTTTAgacgaatttaaaataaaa GTAAAGCCTAGAGCCCTATACAATCCTCAGATACCTGAGtggcaaaaattatatataatagtgcaATTTTTGACGATCCTTTTTActcattttcaattatataacgaG GGTAGATCAGCTGTTTTGTGTCATCGAAGTGTAACTTGGAGAGTAGTATTATTTTGCAACGATTtatctgtctttttttaa